One Desulfobulbus oligotrophicus DNA segment encodes these proteins:
- a CDS encoding thiolase family protein, which produces MNEVVIVSGCRTAVGSFGGSLKSTPVVDLGARVMHEALRKVGLRPVADAATLSVAPKTLKDEGVIDLERAAESWDTAAQDIAVDEVIMGNVLQAGQGQNPARQAMIRAGISKETPAFTINKVCGSGLKAIALGAQAIMTGQAEVILAGGQENMSMAPMALPKARWGHRMELTGVGEIYDLMVYDGLYEIFYGYHMGVTAENIARMYSISREDQDRLAVLSHARALQGIQNGLFADEIVPIPVKKGRQEVVFSRDERPMETSMEKMAGLRPAFDKNGTVTAGNASGINDGAAAVLLMSAAKAAQLGLQPMATIESFASGGLDPAYMGLGPVPAIQKALAMCGRKISDIDLIELNEAFASQAIGCMLELGIDVEKPNELGSGISMGHPIGCTGARQMVTAIHHMQRQHYTTGLISMCIGGGMGMAMVISRK; this is translated from the coding sequence ATGAATGAGGTGGTGATAGTCAGTGGCTGCCGAACCGCGGTCGGCTCTTTTGGCGGCAGCCTGAAGAGTACACCGGTGGTGGACCTGGGAGCCCGTGTCATGCATGAGGCTTTACGTAAAGTGGGGTTACGCCCGGTGGCTGATGCGGCCACGCTGTCAGTTGCACCGAAGACGCTGAAAGATGAGGGAGTGATTGACCTGGAGCGAGCAGCTGAAAGTTGGGATACAGCTGCACAAGACATTGCCGTTGATGAGGTGATTATGGGTAATGTCCTCCAGGCGGGTCAGGGGCAAAATCCGGCTCGACAGGCCATGATACGGGCGGGGATATCAAAAGAAACTCCGGCCTTCACAATCAACAAAGTCTGTGGTTCCGGACTGAAAGCCATTGCTTTGGGTGCACAGGCAATCATGACCGGTCAGGCAGAGGTCATTCTTGCCGGTGGTCAGGAAAATATGTCCATGGCGCCCATGGCACTGCCGAAAGCACGGTGGGGGCATCGCATGGAGCTTACCGGTGTCGGTGAGATCTATGACCTGATGGTCTATGATGGTCTCTATGAGATCTTCTATGGATATCACATGGGGGTAACAGCTGAAAATATCGCCAGGATGTACAGTATCAGCCGCGAGGATCAGGACAGACTCGCAGTGCTGAGCCATGCCCGAGCCCTTCAAGGTATCCAGAACGGATTGTTTGCAGATGAAATTGTACCGATACCCGTGAAGAAGGGCAGACAGGAGGTAGTTTTCTCCCGGGATGAACGGCCCATGGAGACTTCCATGGAAAAGATGGCCGGGTTGCGTCCGGCGTTTGATAAAAACGGCACGGTTACAGCCGGGAATGCCTCAGGTATAAACGATGGTGCAGCTGCTGTTTTACTGATGAGTGCTGCCAAAGCTGCACAGCTGGGTCTGCAACCAATGGCAACGATTGAAAGCTTTGCCTCCGGCGGCCTTGATCCTGCTTATATGGGGTTGGGGCCGGTACCGGCGATTCAGAAAGCTTTGGCCATGTGCGGAAGAAAAATAAGTGATATCGACCTGATCGAACTTAATGAAGCCTTTGCTTCCCAGGCAATCGGATGCATGTTGGAGCTGGGTATTGATGTGGAGAAGCCCAACGAGTTGGGCAGCGGCATCTCCATGGGACATCCGATCGGCTGCACCGGTGCTCGGCAAATGGTTACTGCGATTCACCATATGCAACGACAGCACTATACCACCGGATTGATCAGCATGTGTATTGGCGGCGGCATGGGAATGGCCATGGTAATCAGTCGAAAATAA
- a CDS encoding 3-hydroxybutyryl-CoA dehydrogenase, with protein sequence MDVKIFGVIGAGQMGNGIAQVAAASGLNVIMNDINQDFVARGLATISKNLQRNVDKGKLTASEKEAVLGRIKTSVDIKDMAAADYVVEAASENEAIKFKIFESLEEVCPAHAILASNTSSIPIGRIAAHTKRPGKVIGMHFMNPVPVMKLVEVICGLATSAETLEVTLALIKRMDKTPAQSNDFPGFIANRILMPMINEAVFCLYHGVGTKEDIDTVMKLGMNHPMGPLALADLIGLDTCLAIMETLHQGLGDSKYRPCPLLRQYVEAGWLGRKSGRGFYSYE encoded by the coding sequence ATGGATGTCAAAATATTTGGAGTAATTGGTGCGGGACAGATGGGAAATGGTATCGCCCAAGTGGCTGCTGCCAGTGGTCTGAACGTGATCATGAACGACATTAACCAGGATTTTGTTGCACGTGGACTGGCCACAATCAGCAAAAATCTGCAGCGGAATGTTGACAAGGGAAAACTGACAGCAAGTGAGAAAGAAGCTGTTCTCGGTCGAATCAAGACCTCTGTTGACATTAAGGATATGGCTGCCGCAGACTATGTTGTCGAGGCTGCTTCCGAGAACGAGGCTATTAAATTTAAGATTTTCGAAAGCCTTGAAGAAGTTTGTCCTGCACATGCTATCCTTGCTTCCAACACCTCCTCGATCCCGATCGGTAGAATTGCTGCGCATACTAAACGGCCTGGTAAGGTAATCGGTATGCACTTCATGAACCCTGTTCCGGTCATGAAGCTCGTGGAAGTGATCTGCGGCCTGGCCACATCTGCTGAAACTCTGGAGGTGACTCTGGCGTTAATTAAGCGCATGGATAAAACTCCGGCTCAGTCCAACGATTTTCCAGGGTTCATTGCCAATCGAATCCTCATGCCGATGATCAACGAGGCGGTCTTCTGTTTATATCATGGTGTCGGTACCAAAGAGGATATCGACACTGTCATGAAGCTGGGTATGAATCACCCGATGGGGCCCTTGGCACTTGCTGATTTAATAGGGCTTGACACCTGTCTGGCAATCATGGAAACCCTGCATCAAGGCCTGGGAGACTCCAAATATCGACCTTGTCCTCTGCTGCGACAGTATGTTGAGGCCGGTTGGCTCGGTCGAAAGAGCGGGCGCGGTTTTTATAGCTACGAATAA
- a CDS encoding PaaI family thioesterase, translating to MSKQAFQDQYPAEYAHCFGCGRLNPHGFHLKSYWDGEETVCRFTPGPEYTGGVPGNLYGGLIASLFDCHGAGTAAAAKSREDRKPLSRFVTASLHVDFLLPTPINTELEIRGKVREIRGRKVTVELVLIAQGTTCATGMAVMVQMKNPDI from the coding sequence ATGAGTAAACAGGCTTTTCAAGATCAGTATCCTGCTGAATATGCCCACTGTTTCGGTTGCGGCCGTCTCAATCCTCACGGTTTTCACCTCAAAAGTTACTGGGATGGAGAGGAAACCGTGTGTCGATTTACACCGGGCCCGGAATACACCGGAGGCGTTCCCGGCAATCTGTATGGAGGGCTGATTGCCTCGCTCTTTGACTGTCATGGTGCAGGTACAGCGGCAGCGGCTAAATCCAGAGAAGACAGAAAGCCTTTGTCGCGTTTTGTCACCGCATCATTGCACGTTGATTTTCTGTTGCCGACCCCGATCAACACAGAGCTGGAGATACGAGGTAAGGTCAGGGAAATCAGAGGACGAAAGGTAACGGTCGAGCTGGTGCTTATTGCCCAGGGGACGACTTGTGCCACTGGAATGGCGGTTATGGTGCAGATGAAAAATCCGGATATATAA
- a CDS encoding acyl-CoA dehydrogenase, which translates to MNFELTEEQNLIRDMVRSFAETEVAPSAAERDEQEHFDRALMFDRLGELGLTGIVFPEEYGGGGADYISYAIAVEELSRVCGSTGVTLSAHLSLCANPIFMFGTEEQKQKFLTPLATGEKLGAFGLTEPSAGSDAGGTKTTAVRDGNEWILNGSKIFITNAGEAETYVVLARSDKTAQKHRGISAFIVEKGTPGFSFGKKEKKMGIRSSPTMELVFENCRIPAENLLGQEGQGFKVAMQTLDGGRIGIAAQALGIAQGALDATLAYAKEREQFNKPIAAFQGVSFQLADMATQIEAARLLVYNAAYRASAGLSYSNESAMAKLFASETAMKVTTQAVQLYGGYGYTREFPVERMMRDAKITEIYEGTSEIQRVVIGAALTR; encoded by the coding sequence ATGAATTTTGAATTGACTGAAGAGCAGAATCTTATCCGTGACATGGTACGCAGCTTTGCTGAAACAGAGGTGGCTCCATCGGCGGCAGAGCGAGATGAGCAGGAACATTTTGACAGAGCCCTGATGTTTGATCGCCTTGGTGAGCTGGGGTTGACCGGGATCGTTTTTCCGGAGGAGTATGGCGGCGGCGGTGCAGACTACATCAGTTATGCAATAGCTGTCGAAGAGCTTTCCAGAGTCTGCGGCTCCACCGGTGTGACGCTCTCGGCGCATCTCTCCCTTTGTGCCAACCCTATTTTTATGTTCGGGACCGAGGAACAGAAACAGAAATTTCTCACCCCGCTGGCCACGGGGGAAAAGTTAGGGGCGTTCGGGCTGACCGAACCATCGGCCGGTTCCGATGCCGGTGGTACAAAAACCACCGCTGTTCGTGATGGGAATGAATGGATTTTAAACGGCTCGAAGATTTTTATCACCAATGCAGGGGAGGCCGAGACCTACGTCGTTTTAGCCCGTAGTGACAAAACAGCCCAGAAGCACCGTGGTATCAGTGCCTTTATCGTTGAAAAAGGCACGCCGGGTTTTTCTTTCGGCAAGAAAGAGAAAAAGATGGGAATCCGCTCTTCACCGACCATGGAACTCGTTTTTGAAAACTGCCGTATTCCTGCAGAGAATCTTCTCGGTCAGGAAGGGCAGGGATTCAAAGTGGCTATGCAGACCCTTGATGGCGGCCGGATTGGTATTGCCGCTCAGGCCCTTGGTATTGCTCAGGGTGCTCTGGATGCAACTTTGGCATATGCCAAAGAGCGTGAGCAGTTTAATAAGCCGATTGCTGCTTTCCAGGGTGTTTCGTTTCAGCTGGCTGATATGGCAACCCAAATCGAGGCCGCCCGATTGTTGGTATACAATGCCGCCTACCGTGCCAGTGCCGGTCTTTCGTATTCAAATGAATCAGCCATGGCCAAGCTCTTTGCAAGTGAGACAGCCATGAAGGTGACAACCCAGGCCGTTCAACTGTATGGAGGGTATGGGTACACCCGTGAGTTTCCGGTCGAACGTATGATGCGTGATGCTAAAATTACCGAAATTTACGAAGGGACCAGTGAAATTCAACGGGTGGTTATCGGTGCGGCACTTACCAGGTGA
- a CDS encoding heterodisulfide reductase-related iron-sulfur binding cluster, with translation MEFTREIYWNVGHGFTTLGPMYGLLLVALVFFTVGFLKRITVYRLGQPLNRTDQRGVRLKSLLETALLQTKVFRVPGAGTAHGVFFWSFFVLFIGTVLIVIQADFTDLFFGIRFLKGTFYKLFSLTLDLAGLVALFMLSGLLVRRYLVRPEGLTTKSDDALMHCLLFAILITGFALEGARMAVTELGTPLAGWSPVGFGVALLLSGIQEADLRTLHSTLWWIHLSLAMGFIAVIPYSKFRHIVTTSANAFLTDLGPTGKLTTINLEDEDIEKFGADTVTDLSWKDIFDADACTLCKRCQDRCPAYATDKPLSPMKLINQIGAVAFSDRTANLLDTITRDAIWSCTTCRACQDICPASVEHVNKIVEMRRNLVLMEGEFPGEEVMAAMEQTEVNGNPLGMGYASRGDWAEGLGVKPLAEDPEVDVLYFVGCYASFDKRNIAVARSFITLCQAAGVKVGILGKEEKCCGEPMRKMGNEYLYQTLAMEMVEAIKGYGVRTIVTTCPHCFNTLHKDYRDFELDVTVIPHVVFLQQLIASGALAVKPLEFTCTYHDSCYLGRHNDIYDAPRNVIRTAGGRITEMTRTRDQSFCCSAGGGRIMAEEKLGTRMNIRRVQMAVATGADRLLSNCPFCLTMFEDGIKGADVEEQLRPYDIAEVLAERIEPVGTEGY, from the coding sequence ATGGAGTTTACCCGTGAAATTTATTGGAACGTTGGTCATGGGTTCACGACCTTGGGGCCTATGTACGGCCTTCTGCTGGTAGCGCTGGTCTTTTTTACGGTTGGGTTTCTCAAACGAATCACTGTGTACCGTCTGGGACAGCCCTTGAACCGAACCGATCAGCGAGGGGTACGACTGAAGAGTCTGTTGGAAACAGCTCTCCTTCAGACCAAGGTTTTTCGGGTTCCCGGGGCGGGGACAGCACATGGCGTCTTTTTCTGGAGCTTTTTTGTACTCTTCATCGGCACTGTACTCATCGTTATCCAGGCCGATTTTACAGATCTCTTCTTTGGGATCAGATTCCTTAAAGGGACCTTTTATAAACTTTTTTCCTTAACACTTGATCTGGCCGGTCTGGTTGCCCTGTTCATGCTGAGCGGCCTGCTGGTTCGCCGCTATCTGGTGCGACCGGAAGGTCTGACCACCAAGAGTGATGACGCCCTCATGCATTGCCTCCTTTTTGCGATCCTTATTACAGGATTTGCTCTTGAGGGTGCACGCATGGCGGTGACTGAGCTGGGAACACCGTTGGCCGGCTGGTCTCCCGTTGGTTTCGGCGTTGCCTTGCTGCTCTCCGGTATCCAGGAGGCAGATCTGCGTACTCTGCACAGCACCCTCTGGTGGATACATCTTAGTTTAGCGATGGGCTTCATCGCGGTTATTCCCTACTCTAAGTTTCGTCATATCGTGACAACGAGTGCCAATGCCTTTCTAACGGATCTGGGCCCGACAGGCAAATTAACCACCATCAATCTTGAAGACGAGGATATCGAAAAGTTTGGTGCCGATACAGTAACCGACCTGAGCTGGAAGGATATTTTTGATGCGGATGCCTGTACCCTGTGCAAGCGCTGTCAAGACCGATGTCCTGCATATGCCACAGATAAACCGTTGTCTCCGATGAAACTGATCAATCAGATAGGTGCAGTTGCCTTCTCTGATCGTACGGCGAATCTGCTTGATACCATAACACGTGATGCCATCTGGTCGTGCACCACCTGCCGAGCCTGTCAGGATATCTGTCCGGCCTCAGTGGAACATGTGAACAAAATTGTCGAGATGCGGCGGAATCTGGTGCTGATGGAAGGAGAGTTTCCCGGTGAAGAGGTCATGGCTGCCATGGAACAGACCGAAGTCAACGGTAATCCGCTGGGAATGGGCTATGCCTCCCGGGGAGACTGGGCAGAGGGACTCGGTGTCAAGCCTCTTGCTGAGGATCCTGAGGTGGATGTGCTCTATTTTGTCGGTTGCTATGCCTCCTTTGACAAGCGCAATATTGCCGTTGCCCGGAGTTTTATTACCCTTTGTCAGGCTGCAGGCGTCAAGGTAGGCATCCTGGGGAAGGAAGAAAAATGTTGTGGCGAACCGATGCGCAAGATGGGCAACGAGTATCTGTATCAGACCCTGGCCATGGAGATGGTCGAGGCTATTAAGGGGTACGGGGTACGGACTATTGTGACCACCTGTCCACATTGTTTTAATACACTGCATAAAGATTATCGTGATTTTGAGCTTGATGTCACAGTCATTCCGCATGTTGTTTTTCTTCAGCAGCTGATAGCTTCCGGTGCTCTGGCGGTGAAGCCTCTGGAGTTTACCTGTACCTATCACGACTCCTGTTATCTGGGCAGGCATAACGACATCTACGATGCGCCTAGAAATGTCATTCGAACCGCCGGCGGTCGGATTACCGAGATGACCAGGACTCGTGATCAGTCGTTTTGTTGCAGTGCGGGCGGTGGCCGAATCATGGCTGAGGAAAAGTTAGGTACCCGAATGAATATCAGGCGAGTGCAGATGGCGGTGGCTACCGGGGCTGACAGGTTACTGAGTAATTGCCCGTTTTGTTTGACGATGTTTGAAGATGGCATTAAGGGAGCCGATGTTGAAGAACAACTGCGGCCGTATGATATTGCCGAGGTGCTTGCCGAGCGGATTGAACCTGTTGGCACTGAGGGATATTGA
- a CDS encoding electron transfer flavoprotein subunit beta/FixA family protein, protein MKILICIKQVPDMESKFKVDSEGIWYDRADLAWRMNEYDEYAVEQAIRLKEQVKEADLTVLCIGPGQVTETIKKALAMGCDRGVHIADADSYKKEPIEIAAMIAGFAQDKNFDIIFTGMQSQDRGSAQVGVMVAELLGIPAVTTIVDFLYENGTIQVKRELEGGSKAVVTTGTPVLLTCQLGLNTPRYPTLPNIMKAKKKELLTVEGSTGDISRMQATAACYFPEKKGGGLVLEGDVAELADKLIQILKEKTSILA, encoded by the coding sequence ATGAAAATTCTTATATGCATCAAACAGGTTCCTGACATGGAATCTAAATTTAAGGTTGATAGTGAGGGCATCTGGTACGATCGTGCTGATCTTGCCTGGCGGATGAACGAGTACGATGAATATGCGGTTGAGCAGGCCATCCGTCTTAAAGAACAGGTGAAAGAGGCTGACCTGACCGTTTTGTGCATCGGTCCGGGGCAGGTTACCGAGACCATCAAGAAGGCGCTGGCCATGGGATGTGATCGGGGAGTGCACATAGCAGATGCAGATTCTTACAAAAAAGAACCCATTGAAATTGCCGCAATGATCGCTGGTTTTGCTCAGGACAAGAACTTTGACATCATCTTTACCGGTATGCAGTCACAGGATCGCGGCAGTGCCCAGGTAGGGGTCATGGTTGCAGAGCTGCTGGGCATACCTGCAGTAACGACCATTGTCGATTTTCTCTACGAGAATGGTACCATTCAGGTCAAACGTGAGCTGGAGGGCGGAAGCAAGGCGGTGGTGACTACCGGCACCCCGGTTCTCCTTACCTGTCAACTGGGATTGAATACTCCCCGTTATCCCACCCTGCCCAACATCATGAAAGCCAAGAAAAAAGAACTTTTAACGGTGGAGGGCAGTACCGGTGACATTAGCCGGATGCAGGCAACAGCAGCCTGTTATTTTCCGGAAAAGAAGGGCGGTGGGCTGGTGCTGGAAGGAGATGTCGCTGAACTTGCCGATAAACTGATTCAAATATTGAAAGAAAAGACCAGCATCCTGGCCTAG
- a CDS encoding electron transfer flavoprotein subunit alpha/FixB family protein produces the protein MKTLLVAEFREGKLRAEYMQLIAFAQQQQADSAMFLVGSPDDLPHFAGNLYLADVHKYGEYNPSVHKQLLLDVIAREQPAQIVFMHSSYGWDLAPRLAVALKAAQISEVIAVDADGLPVIPVCNAKLRRKIKATTAQKIITIQAGAFSLEEEPAATPTVVAVDTDVSGKVQCTGYEAAKIEGVDLGKADVIVSAGRGVGKPENVAMVQALAKTLGGEYGASRPVVDAGWLDHNRQVGTTGSTVAPKLYVACGISGAIQHLAGMKKSDFIVAINTDKDAPIAEVAHVLVVADVKQFLPVLTEKLSAG, from the coding sequence ATGAAAACGTTACTTGTAGCGGAGTTTCGCGAAGGAAAGCTACGCGCTGAATATATGCAACTTATTGCGTTTGCCCAGCAGCAACAGGCCGATTCTGCTATGTTTTTAGTGGGAAGTCCGGACGATCTCCCCCATTTTGCAGGCAACCTGTACCTGGCTGATGTGCATAAATACGGTGAATATAACCCCAGTGTACACAAGCAACTGCTGCTGGATGTTATTGCCAGGGAGCAACCGGCACAGATCGTCTTTATGCATTCCTCTTATGGGTGGGATCTTGCCCCCCGGCTGGCCGTTGCCCTGAAAGCTGCCCAGATTTCCGAGGTCATTGCGGTTGATGCGGATGGATTGCCGGTTATTCCGGTCTGTAATGCTAAGCTGAGACGGAAAATTAAAGCAACCACAGCGCAGAAAATCATAACAATTCAGGCAGGAGCCTTTTCTCTGGAAGAAGAACCTGCTGCAACGCCGACTGTGGTGGCTGTTGATACTGATGTCAGCGGCAAGGTGCAGTGTACCGGCTATGAGGCCGCTAAAATCGAAGGTGTCGATCTTGGGAAAGCTGATGTTATCGTCAGTGCCGGACGTGGTGTGGGTAAACCTGAGAATGTGGCAATGGTGCAGGCCCTGGCCAAAACTCTGGGTGGTGAATACGGTGCCAGCCGCCCGGTGGTTGATGCCGGCTGGCTGGATCATAATCGTCAGGTTGGTACCACCGGCAGCACGGTTGCCCCCAAACTGTATGTTGCCTGCGGTATTTCCGGAGCTATTCAGCACCTTGCAGGTATGAAAAAGTCGGATTTTATTGTGGCTATTAATACAGACAAAGATGCACCCATAGCTGAGGTGGCGCATGTCCTGGTGGTGGCTGATGTCAAGCAGTTCCTGCCCGTGTTGACAGAAAAACTGAGTGCAGGATAA
- a CDS encoding tRNA-binding protein, protein MNTITWDDFAKIELRVGEIKKAEAFAAARTPAYILHVDFGPEIGIKKSSAQITALYSPEELIGRLVVGVVNFPKKQIGPLMSECLITGFHNAQGEVVLCIPDRPVPLGAKLL, encoded by the coding sequence ATGAACACTATCACATGGGATGACTTTGCAAAGATAGAACTACGGGTAGGTGAAATTAAAAAGGCTGAAGCGTTTGCAGCGGCACGCACACCAGCCTACATTCTTCATGTGGATTTCGGTCCGGAAATCGGCATAAAAAAATCCAGCGCGCAAATTACCGCTCTTTACAGTCCGGAAGAACTTATCGGGCGTTTAGTTGTGGGCGTGGTCAATTTTCCAAAGAAACAAATCGGACCTCTGATGTCCGAGTGCCTGATCACCGGATTTCATAATGCACAAGGCGAAGTGGTACTCTGCATACCCGACCGCCCGGTCCCCCTGGGTGCTAAACTCCTGTAA
- a CDS encoding Tim44 domain-containing protein, with translation MLALLKKCIPFFLVLFTLTCVDVGITPDNADARSRSGGRSFSAPSRQPASPVIPKSTQGNFNQRQQTPQQPAGGFGRGLMGGLLGGALGGLLFGSLFGAGGSGMGILPLLLLGGIGYFLYRRFINRPQAPSAGYQAPPFEANRFQSGLGSFGGQTTQTESPTSSPYAVDPVEQGLTAIRQTDPGFDDKYFLEVASDVFFKVQAGWMRRDLDAYRHLLGNQLAAEYADHFAEMREQGQINKLESIAIRNVKIVAAGSTDGEDFITVLFTANLLDYTIDEHTGNVVKGSMTEPVKFAEEWTWARPVRSENWKLEGIEVVSG, from the coding sequence ATGCTTGCACTCTTGAAAAAATGCATACCTTTTTTCCTTGTTTTGTTCACCCTGACCTGTGTAGACGTGGGCATCACACCTGACAATGCCGACGCCCGATCTCGAAGCGGAGGTCGCTCCTTCAGTGCACCCTCTCGTCAACCAGCTTCTCCGGTCATCCCCAAATCCACACAGGGTAATTTCAATCAGCGTCAACAGACACCGCAACAACCTGCCGGAGGATTTGGTCGTGGCCTGATGGGCGGCCTGCTTGGCGGTGCACTGGGAGGGTTGCTCTTTGGCAGCCTCTTCGGAGCCGGCGGCAGCGGTATGGGAATTCTACCGCTCCTGTTGCTTGGCGGGATTGGTTACTTCCTGTACAGACGGTTTATCAACCGGCCGCAGGCACCCTCTGCCGGTTACCAGGCACCACCCTTTGAAGCCAATCGATTTCAATCCGGCCTGGGAAGCTTTGGCGGGCAAACCACCCAAACCGAATCACCGACATCGTCTCCTTATGCAGTTGATCCGGTCGAACAGGGACTTACCGCTATTCGTCAAACAGATCCCGGATTTGATGATAAATACTTTCTTGAAGTGGCCTCAGATGTCTTTTTTAAGGTACAGGCCGGGTGGATGCGGCGCGATCTGGATGCCTATCGCCATCTCCTGGGCAACCAGCTGGCTGCAGAGTATGCCGACCACTTTGCTGAAATGCGTGAACAGGGGCAGATCAACAAACTGGAAAGTATAGCCATTCGCAACGTGAAAATTGTTGCTGCAGGCAGCACTGATGGGGAAGACTTCATCACAGTGCTGTTTACCGCAAACCTGCTTGATTATACCATTGACGAACACACCGGCAATGTAGTGAAAGGCAGCATGACCGAACCGGTCAAGTTTGCCGAAGAGTGGACATGGGCTCGCCCGGTCCGCAGTGAGAACTGGAAACTGGAGGGCATTGAGGTGGTTTCCGGTTAA
- a CDS encoding rhomboid family intramembrane serine protease encodes MIGPDDLYEKGIVTIATEPGEHLETLSLVLSAVGIDHWLDPSGSSLLVPVDREQAARFHLEQYRLENRDWPLPAPVSHRTLKHQTFPALLGMTMLVFLYGYTGPWSSAHHWFTRGMVDSAAILEHGEWWRLFTALTLHADLAHLLGNCVLGGVVIGLLSQMLGYGFTWMLLILSGGAGNFCNIVLRQHPHASVGFSTAVFGAIGLLIGLTIGRSASPRPYRAVLLPLGAGAALLAMLGSGGEQTDLGAHFFGFVIGSVLGLLLGVFRVFRQLQSRGYQPYLFLIVLLALFSSWYAALQ; translated from the coding sequence ATGATCGGGCCGGATGATCTTTATGAAAAAGGTATAGTCACCATTGCGACGGAACCAGGCGAGCATCTGGAAACGCTGTCACTGGTTCTTTCTGCGGTTGGTATTGATCATTGGCTTGATCCCTCCGGCAGTTCTCTTCTCGTTCCGGTTGATCGAGAGCAGGCGGCTCGCTTTCATCTTGAACAGTACCGTCTGGAAAACCGTGACTGGCCGTTACCGGCACCTGTGAGCCACAGGACTTTAAAGCATCAGACCTTTCCTGCTTTGCTTGGCATGACCATGCTCGTCTTTTTGTATGGGTACACCGGCCCATGGTCGTCAGCACACCACTGGTTCACCAGAGGTATGGTCGACAGTGCCGCTATTCTGGAGCATGGTGAATGGTGGCGACTTTTTACCGCGCTCACACTGCATGCGGACCTTGCGCATCTTCTTGGTAACTGTGTTCTCGGCGGAGTCGTCATCGGTCTGTTAAGTCAGATGCTCGGTTACGGTTTTACCTGGATGTTACTGATACTGTCGGGTGGAGCTGGCAATTTTTGTAATATCGTGCTACGACAGCATCCACATGCTTCAGTGGGGTTTTCGACAGCCGTTTTTGGAGCCATAGGTCTGTTGATCGGCCTGACAATCGGGCGCAGCGCGTCCCCCCGTCCTTATCGCGCGGTACTCCTTCCCTTAGGTGCAGGAGCGGCACTGCTGGCCATGCTTGGCAGTGGTGGTGAACAAACTGATCTGGGTGCTCATTTTTTTGGGTTTGTGATCGGTAGTGTCCTTGGCCTGCTGCTGGGTGTATTTCGTGTTTTCAGACAACTTCAATCACGCGGATATCAACCATACCTTTTCCTGATTGTTCTGTTGGCGTTATTTTCCTCCTGGTATGCTGCATTGCAGTAA